The Mya arenaria isolate MELC-2E11 chromosome 16, ASM2691426v1 genome includes a window with the following:
- the LOC128222100 gene encoding uncharacterized protein LOC128222100: MSEEQFRRLLQSFIKAGGTSLRLWLCSIEPEDDVPQLQNECEQQIVSSECTTRITLGFVTITVEGFIRLIDYVTRCGQSVKCYLHHTTLKSNSAAEQPVLPMLGPQPISADYTTELELSRIKMSTEQMCQIIGRMNQLNHSVTLRLFGCTEISDEYNPLRNKMVPPPNTSLNYTKHITIEFMAISETLCLYVASSAIYYGYTCEISRCDILPSEVPHAGNLHFPQMAAIHSPAQTAKLRFHEASILQHVVERLAHQAAVSAHLVECVLDTCSVWPPPDVWSLKEKMEEDPAIQIEEFEPNNDEIRSWRPDILKIGQIWNIRFKTTAKKSALAESTAEKPEVTK; the protein is encoded by the coding sequence ATGTCAGAGGAACAGTTCAGACGACTATTGCAGTCTTTCATAAAAGCGGGAGGCACGTCATTGCGGTTGTGGCTTTGTTCCATAGAACCGGAAGATGATGTACCGCAGCTTCAGAATGAATGCGAGCAGCAGATAGTATCATCTGAGTGTACAACACGCATTACTCTTGGGTTTGTTACCATCACAGTAGAGGGGTTTATTCGACTTATTGACTACGTGACCAGATGCGGTCAATCCGTGAAATGTTACTTGCACCATACAACCCTGAAATCAAACTCTGCTGCTGAACAACCAGTCTTACCGATGTTGGGTCCACAGCCTATCTCAGCTGATTATACCACGGAGTTGGAACTATCTCGTATTAAGATGTCAACAGAACAAATGTGTCAAATCATCGGTAGGATGAATCAACTCAACCATTCAGTAACATTAAGATTGTTTGGTTGTACCGAAATATCAGACGAGTACAATCCGTTGAGGAATAAGATGGTGCCTCCTCCAAACACGTCACTAAACTATACCAAACATATTACGATCGAATTCATGGCTATATCGGAAACATTGTGTTTGTATGTTGCTTCCAGTGCAATTTATTATGGATACACGTGTGAGATATCAAGATGTGATATACTGCCCAGTGAAGTGCCGCATGCAGGCAATCTTCACTTTCCCCAGATGGCTGCCATCCACTCACCTGCTCAAACAGCAAAACTCAGATTTCATGAGGCATCAATACTACAACACGTAGTTGAGCGTCTCGCTCATCAAGCGGCAGTATCTGCACATTTGgttgagtgtgtgttagacACGTGTAGTGTATGGCCTCCCCCGGATGTCTGGTCATTGAAGGAAAAGATGGAGGAAGACCCTGCCATTCAGATCGAGGAATTCGAACCAAACAACGACGAGATTCGAAGTTGGCGTCCAGACATTTTAAAGATTGGCCAAATATGGAACATTCGTTTTAAAACAACCGCAAAGAA